ACGTGCGCGTTCCATACAAGGAAATTCCTCTCACTCGAAGGAATCTCCTCCATCGGGATGGTCATACGTGTCAATACTGCGGTTACACGGGGGATGACTTGACTCTAGACCATGTTGTACCGCGATCGCGTGGGGGCGGCGATACTTGGGAAAACATAGTGACAGCCTGTGTTCGCTGTAATGTCAAAAAGGGAAACCGTACACCAAGTGAAGCTCACATGATGTTACGCCATTATCCCCGAAGACCTTACAGCAGTCTCTATTTCGAGGTCAGCAAACATCTCAAAAGCGGATTGCACAAAGAATGGCAAAAATACGTTATTGGACTCTGACAAACCTTGTTCCTATCTGAGAACGGCGGTACATTGTCAGGTAAAAAGCGCTGTTGCCCTAGCTTGGTGAAGCTTTGTTTGTCTGTGAGTTTCCCTAAAGTTGACAGAAGAGCCTGCGAAATTCTCTGCAAGCTTGCAAGCAACTTTGTTAATATAACATAGACTGGCGAAAATGCAACCAGGGTACGCTATAAATTTGCCAAGTTTGGGCGACAAAATTGTTTGGTCTTAGTAGCAACCCAATAATATCAAGTTGATTAAAAAACTTTGACCCAAAATCTAGACTGACAGATATAGTGCCAGTCTCCAAGAATTCTGCGAAGATTGTAGATGTGTGGCTAAAGTAGCAAATCACTAACTGTAGTAGTTCTTAACGAAAGTCAGTGAGCCCCACACTCTTAAAGACCTTACATATGCAATTTAATTCTTCCCTAACCCAGTTTGAAAATTTTCCACTGACAACAGATTCAATACCAGAGGATGGAGAGGTAGAGGATAAAGACTCAATTGAAGCTCCGCTCAATCGACACTCAATTACAACGACGTTGACTAGTGAGTCTGGCAATTCTTCAAATCAGCGTAACAATGTAGCGAGCGATCGCAAAGCGGAAGAGCTACGTGCCATGCTTCTAGCTCACAGACAAGAACGGCATCTTATCATCTTGCAAGATTTTCCCGATCCGGATGCTTTGTCTTCAGCTTGGACATACCAGCTCATCGCACAGCAATACGAGATCAAGTGTGACATTGTTTATGCGGGAGCTTTGAGCCACCAAGAAAACATCGCTTTGGTAAAGCTGACGAATTTACCTGCCCAGCGTTGGACGTTGCAAACACTAAAAGGCAAAGATTTGCCATCATCCTATCAAGGTTTTGTACTGATTGATAACCAAGGAACAACTTCTCAGCTAATGCCTGTGGTAGAGCAGGTCGGTATTCCATTGGTAGCAATTATCGACCATCACAGTTTGCAAAGCGATATCAAGTCAGAATTTCTTGATATTCGTCCTTCTGTAAGAGCAACAGCAACAATTTTTACACAGTACCTGCAGGCAGGATTGCTATCGCTAGATAGTAGTATCAACCAACACGTAAAATGTGCGACTGCCTTGATGCATGGCTTGCGATCGGATACGAATAGACTGATGCAAGCACAGGAAGATGATTTTATGGCAGCAGCGTATCTGAGTAGATTTTATGATGCACAACTGCTAAATGCGGTACTGCAAGCGAATCGTTCTAAACGAGTGATGGATGTTATAGAGCGATCGCTAAAAAACCGCATTGTGCAAAATAACTTTTCCATTGCAGGTGTTGGTTACTTGCGCTACGATGACCGTGATGCCATCCCGCAAGCGGCAGATTTTCTTGTTACGGAAGAAAATGTTCACACTGCCGTAGTTTATGGCATCGTTCACGATGAAGATGATGAATTAGAAGTTGTGATTGGTTCCCTCAGAACAACCAAGCTAACCCTCGATCCCGATGAGTTTATCAAAGAAGCTTTTGGAAAAGATAGTAGCGGGCGCTTTTTTGGTGGCGGTAGAACAAGCGCAGGTGGATTTGAGATTCCCATGGGTTTCTTATCAGGCAGCAATGAGAATTCTGCTTATGCGAAAATGAAATGGGAAGTTTATGATGCTCAAATTAAGCAAAAGCTTCTGAGATTGGTAAATCCTAAAGATAATCCAATTCAATCAGAATAGGGAGTAGGGAGTGGGGAGTAGGGAGTAGAGGAAGACGATTCTACTTTATCCTCCGTATCCCCAATCCCCAATCCAAAATCCAAAATCCCCAATCCAAAATCCAAAATCCAAAATCCAAAATCCAAAATCTCCAATTGACAAGTGGAAATATATTTAATCCGTCACGGCATAGCTGAAGAGAAACAACCAGAGATTAAAAAAGATGAAGAGCGATCGCTTACAAAAGAGGGAAAGCAAAAAACAGAAAAAGTAGCCCAGCGACTCAAGCAGATGGGTTTCCATTTTGATTTAATTGCTACAAGCCCCTTAGTGAGAGCGCGTCAAACAGCAGAAATACTCATAGCAGAGGGACTAAGCTCTCACATAGAAGAATGTACCCACCTGACACCAGAAGGGAATATCTATAATTGGGTGACAGAATGGCTAGAACCGAGAAATTACGCGACTGACACCCAACTAGCATTGGTTGGACATGAGCCAAATTTAAGCGCTTGGGCAGAAATTCTTGTGTGGGGACAAGACAAAGCATCCTTAGTCCTGAAAAAAGCGGGTATGATCGGGATAAAACTACCAGAAAAGGGATCTCCTCTGGGTTGCAGTCAAATGTTTTGGTTGACGCCACCCAAGTATTTGCTTTAGCAGTAGTGTAACGTTTTTGAAAGAAATTCCAAGGAAACGGATACTGTTATGGTGATAAGAATTTCTGGGATGTTGCTTTCTTAGAAATATTTTACTATTCAGATGGTGTTGCCATGATGGTGTGCGAATTCAAGCCTGGGCTGGATGGCATTCCCGCCGCCCAATCCAGTATTAGCAGTGTTGATGGGCATTCGGGAATATTAGAATACCGTGGCATTCGGATTGAGGAGTTAG
This genomic interval from Scytonema hofmannii PCC 7110 contains the following:
- the sixA gene encoding phosphohistidine phosphatase SixA, which encodes MEIYLIRHGIAEEKQPEIKKDEERSLTKEGKQKTEKVAQRLKQMGFHFDLIATSPLVRARQTAEILIAEGLSSHIEECTHLTPEGNIYNWVTEWLEPRNYATDTQLALVGHEPNLSAWAEILVWGQDKASLVLKKAGMIGIKLPEKGSPLGCSQMFWLTPPKYLL
- a CDS encoding HNH endonuclease — encoded protein: MGKVLVLNASYEPLNITSWRRAVVLLIKGKAERVEINNKQLYSGFPLPTVIRLRHYVRVPYKEIPLTRRNLLHRDGHTCQYCGYTGDDLTLDHVVPRSRGGGDTWENIVTACVRCNVKKGNRTPSEAHMMLRHYPRRPYSSLYFEVSKHLKSGLHKEWQKYVIGL
- a CDS encoding DHH family phosphoesterase; amino-acid sequence: MQFNSSLTQFENFPLTTDSIPEDGEVEDKDSIEAPLNRHSITTTLTSESGNSSNQRNNVASDRKAEELRAMLLAHRQERHLIILQDFPDPDALSSAWTYQLIAQQYEIKCDIVYAGALSHQENIALVKLTNLPAQRWTLQTLKGKDLPSSYQGFVLIDNQGTTSQLMPVVEQVGIPLVAIIDHHSLQSDIKSEFLDIRPSVRATATIFTQYLQAGLLSLDSSINQHVKCATALMHGLRSDTNRLMQAQEDDFMAAAYLSRFYDAQLLNAVLQANRSKRVMDVIERSLKNRIVQNNFSIAGVGYLRYDDRDAIPQAADFLVTEENVHTAVVYGIVHDEDDELEVVIGSLRTTKLTLDPDEFIKEAFGKDSSGRFFGGGRTSAGGFEIPMGFLSGSNENSAYAKMKWEVYDAQIKQKLLRLVNPKDNPIQSE